Proteins co-encoded in one Ooceraea biroi isolate clonal line C1 chromosome 9, Obir_v5.4, whole genome shotgun sequence genomic window:
- the LOC105276267 gene encoding CD63 antigen isoform X1, producing MVSGGMACVKYLLFLFNLIFAITGIVFISVGAVILVVYNGYNNFVDSWFFAAPVLMIIVGVIVFLVSFFGCCGAVKENHCMIITFSVLLLLIFALELGAGITGYMMRGEVANMLHNRLNGTLRQYESNVDVQRSWDIMQHDLQCCGMNGPADWPMVGFPSNTVPDSCCKELPTQSKCDLNSIHIYGEGCMTKLQSAIENNAMILGGVGIGIALIQLIGVIFACCLARSIRREYETVETTAH from the exons ATCACTGGTATTGTCTTCATTTCGGTGGGTGCGGTGATTCTCGTTGTTTATAATGGGTACAATAACTTTGTGGACAGTTGGTTCTTCGCAGCGCCAGTCTTAATGATAATAGTCGGCGTCATAGTCTTCCTCGTATCATTCTTTGGATGCTGCGGCGCTGTAAAGGAGAACCATTGCATGATAATTACG tTTTCGGTCTTGCTGCTGCTGATATTTGCCCTGGAATTGGGTGCTGGAATTACGGGTTACATGATGAGAGGAGAAGTTGCTAATATGCTACATAATCGTCTGAACGGTACTTTACGACAATACGAGAGTAATGTAGACGTTCAGCGTTCATGGGACATCATGCAACATGAT TTACAATGCTGCGGTATGAATGGCCCTGCGGATTGGCCGATGGTTGGTTTCCCAAGCAACACCGTTCCCGATTCCTGCTGTAAGGAGCTCCCCACTCAGAGCAAATGCGATTTGAACTCGATTCACATTTATGGCGAGGGATGCATGACGAAACTGCAATCTGCCATAGAAAATAACGCCATGATTCTGGGAGGCGTCGGCATAGGCATAGCCCTTATACAA tTGATCGGAGTAATCTTTGCGTGTTGTCTGGCTCGCTCAATTCGCCGCGAGTATGAGACTGT TGAAACCACAGCACACTGA
- the LOC105276267 gene encoding CD63 antigen isoform X2, with protein MVSGGMACVKYLLFLFNLIFAITGIVFISVGAVILVVYNGYNNFVDSWFFAAPVLMIIVGVIVFLVSFFGCCGAVKENHCMIITFSVLLLLIFALELGAGITGYMMRGEVANMLHNRLNGTLRQYESNVDVQRSWDIMQHDLQCCGMNGPADWPMVGFPSNTVPDSCCKELPTQSKCDLNSIHIYGEGCMTKLQSAIENNAMILGGVGIGIALIQ; from the exons ATCACTGGTATTGTCTTCATTTCGGTGGGTGCGGTGATTCTCGTTGTTTATAATGGGTACAATAACTTTGTGGACAGTTGGTTCTTCGCAGCGCCAGTCTTAATGATAATAGTCGGCGTCATAGTCTTCCTCGTATCATTCTTTGGATGCTGCGGCGCTGTAAAGGAGAACCATTGCATGATAATTACG tTTTCGGTCTTGCTGCTGCTGATATTTGCCCTGGAATTGGGTGCTGGAATTACGGGTTACATGATGAGAGGAGAAGTTGCTAATATGCTACATAATCGTCTGAACGGTACTTTACGACAATACGAGAGTAATGTAGACGTTCAGCGTTCATGGGACATCATGCAACATGAT TTACAATGCTGCGGTATGAATGGCCCTGCGGATTGGCCGATGGTTGGTTTCCCAAGCAACACCGTTCCCGATTCCTGCTGTAAGGAGCTCCCCACTCAGAGCAAATGCGATTTGAACTCGATTCACATTTATGGCGAGGGATGCATGACGAAACTGCAATCTGCCATAGAAAATAACGCCATGATTCTGGGAGGCGTCGGCATAGGCATAGCCCTTATACAA TGA